In Leptospiraceae bacterium, one DNA window encodes the following:
- the guaA gene encoding glutamine-hydrolyzing GMP synthase, with translation MKSDKKIGIIDFGGQYAHLISSRIRRLGSYTEILSNSESLDRYKEFSGLVFSGGPNSVYEEKSPSIPKEIFELNIPILGICYGHQLIMKLLGGVVEPSNLREYGSAIMYFSGKDVPILEGLSNSEKVWMSHGDEVVKIPKDFISIGKSSNCENAAVYNLKKNIYGIQFHPEVTHTLNGNVLLSNFIKLCGTKSTWNMEIFLERKLDEIKKKVPMERKVFMLISGGVDSTVSYLLLAKALGKDRVTGLLIDTGFMRKEEVSSLKGKLGSLGIDLNVRDYSEMFYSSLQDIKDPELKRNIIGELFLKCQKESSISLNLNPDHWILGQGTIYPDTIESGGTKLSKKIKTHHNRVQGITDLIEKGLVIEPISDLYKDEVRELGKLLGLEKEFTDRHPFPGPGLAVRMIAHNHFTKTPHEEEALDEILKYYKGVEFQILPVRSVGVQGDNRTYGHCIALNDFTNDWNAYEEISTKITNTVKGINRVVFCPYIKSLSFNKFQKSNLELNRMYSDLLREADDAVFRIIEKHHLIEKIWQMPVVLLPVGNSEDCLSIVLRPVESTEAMTANFYCMDRKVLEEIHREVLKIERLSILLYDITNKPPGTIEWE, from the coding sequence ATGAAAAGTGATAAAAAAATAGGAATTATAGATTTTGGAGGACAGTATGCGCATTTGATCTCTTCCAGAATCCGAAGACTGGGTTCATACACTGAGATTTTATCTAATTCGGAAAGTTTAGACAGATACAAAGAATTTTCGGGACTGGTATTTTCCGGTGGACCAAACAGTGTGTACGAAGAAAAATCTCCGTCTATACCGAAAGAAATTTTTGAATTGAATATACCAATCCTTGGGATTTGTTATGGTCATCAATTAATTATGAAGCTACTCGGTGGTGTGGTAGAGCCTTCTAATTTAAGAGAGTATGGTTCTGCCATAATGTATTTTTCAGGTAAAGATGTACCAATTTTGGAAGGCCTTTCAAATAGCGAAAAAGTATGGATGAGTCACGGTGACGAGGTAGTGAAAATTCCAAAAGATTTTATTTCAATAGGGAAAAGTAGTAATTGCGAAAATGCGGCAGTTTATAACCTCAAAAAAAATATCTATGGGATTCAATTCCACCCTGAGGTTACGCATACCTTAAATGGAAATGTACTGCTTTCTAACTTTATTAAACTTTGCGGGACTAAAAGTACTTGGAATATGGAGATTTTCTTGGAAAGGAAGTTAGACGAAATCAAGAAAAAAGTTCCAATGGAAAGAAAAGTATTTATGCTAATTTCCGGTGGGGTGGACTCAACTGTTTCTTATCTTTTACTAGCAAAAGCTCTGGGAAAGGATAGGGTCACAGGCCTTTTAATTGATACAGGTTTTATGAGAAAAGAAGAAGTGTCTTCTTTGAAAGGAAAACTTGGGTCTTTGGGAATTGATCTAAATGTCAGAGATTACTCGGAAATGTTTTATTCTTCTTTGCAAGATATAAAGGATCCTGAATTGAAAAGAAATATTATTGGAGAGCTTTTTTTAAAATGCCAAAAAGAAAGTTCTATTTCACTTAATTTAAACCCGGATCATTGGATTTTAGGACAAGGTACAATTTACCCGGATACTATCGAAAGTGGTGGAACGAAGCTGTCTAAAAAAATTAAGACACACCACAATAGAGTTCAGGGAATAACAGATTTAATAGAGAAGGGTCTTGTTATTGAGCCGATTTCAGATTTGTACAAAGATGAAGTTCGTGAGCTTGGAAAACTACTCGGTTTGGAAAAAGAATTTACCGATAGGCATCCTTTTCCGGGTCCGGGTCTTGCAGTGAGGATGATAGCACATAATCATTTTACTAAAACACCTCATGAAGAGGAAGCGTTAGACGAAATCTTAAAATATTATAAAGGAGTTGAATTCCAGATTCTTCCCGTACGTTCTGTGGGAGTTCAGGGAGACAACAGGACTTATGGACACTGCATAGCGTTAAATGATTTTACGAACGACTGGAATGCGTATGAAGAAATTTCTACAAAAATTACGAACACAGTCAAAGGAATCAATAGAGTAGTGTTTTGTCCTTACATAAAAAGTCTTTCTTTCAACAAATTTCAAAAATCAAATTTAGAGTTAAATAGAATGTATTCTGACCTTTTAAGAGAAGCTGATGATGCAGTATTTCGGATTATTGAAAAACATCATCTTATCGAGAAAATTTGGCAAATGCCGGTTGTACTTTTGCCGGTTGGAAATTCAGAGGATTGCTTAAGTATAGTCCTTCGACCTGTGGAATCAACTGAAGCAATGACTGCTAATTTTTATTGTATGGATAGAAAAGTTTTAGAAGAAATTCATAGAGAGGTTTTAAAGATTGAAAGATTATCAATATTACTTTACGATATAACCAACAAGCCTCCCGGGACCATAGAATGGGAATAG
- a CDS encoding alpha/beta hydrolase, producing the protein MGIEYEKFTTFDNINLSVKIQNNGKSEKILLLHGFNDSKETFQFIEKFLSEKFDIVSFDFRGHGDSDWKMGVYNYSDTLLDLHLIIENYFLEPFTVLGHSMGSSLAARYSGLFPEKVKKLVCIEGFSGIQSMHKEREKIQTWMNKKNGQKQRMSPNARLKEMDSIKEAVERLSLIYSKLEKSKVEKLVLSLIKKLENGKFVWKNDPNLKLSSPIPFPPELSRALWSNFSNPSLIVFGKETHLKSSNIDEVIQNFKNPFYVEIEGAGHNVHHDKPEELIRVLKEFLG; encoded by the coding sequence ATGGGAATAGAGTACGAAAAATTTACAACATTTGATAATATAAACCTATCTGTAAAAATTCAAAATAACGGTAAGAGTGAAAAAATTTTACTTCTTCACGGGTTTAACGATTCAAAAGAGACTTTTCAGTTTATAGAAAAATTTCTATCCGAAAAGTTTGATATAGTATCGTTTGATTTTAGAGGGCATGGGGACTCTGATTGGAAAATGGGAGTTTATAATTATTCGGACACTCTGCTTGATTTGCATCTCATAATCGAAAATTATTTTCTTGAGCCTTTTACTGTTCTTGGTCATTCTATGGGATCGAGTCTTGCTGCAAGGTATTCTGGCTTATTTCCTGAAAAAGTAAAAAAATTAGTCTGTATAGAAGGTTTTAGTGGAATTCAATCTATGCACAAAGAAAGAGAAAAGATTCAAACCTGGATGAATAAGAAAAATGGACAAAAGCAAAGGATGTCGCCTAACGCACGCTTAAAGGAAATGGACTCTATCAAGGAAGCAGTCGAAAGACTTTCCTTGATATATTCTAAATTAGAAAAATCCAAAGTAGAAAAGTTAGTTTTGAGTTTAATAAAAAAATTAGAAAACGGAAAATTTGTCTGGAAAAATGACCCTAATTTAAAACTAAGCTCACCCATTCCGTTTCCTCCCGAATTGTCCAGAGCTTTGTGGTCAAATTTCTCTAACCCTAGTCTTATTGTGTTTGGAAAAGAAACTCATTTGAAGTCTTCAAACATAGATGAAGTGATTCAGAATTTTAAAAATCCTTTCTATGTTGAAATTGAAGGTGCCGGACACAATGTTCATCACGATAAGCCCGAAGAGTTGATACGGGTGCTAAAGGAATTTTTAGGGTAG